Sequence from the Rutidosis leptorrhynchoides isolate AG116_Rl617_1_P2 chromosome 3, CSIRO_AGI_Rlap_v1, whole genome shotgun sequence genome:
attaagagtcttatggtcaaaaattgtattttgatacttaaagggtgatttgggtcgatgtgggccccgcttcgtaaacttaattttattaattaaacgtgctagttttatatatatgaatttatggttaaaagcgttttggctaaaaatgtcgggaactagtcaaacattttcgttaaattgacttccggggacagcgggctgtccaggtggtttggcgcgccgcgcacccacctggcgcgccgcgcaaatgaactgcaccagaaatttttttttttagttgtgaaatttaacgggaattgtcgtggttttggtttgggttgttacatattttggcgggaaaacgctcgaagaagtaatatataacaattatcgtgtttttcgagcgtatgttgaggttttaaacattagggtttagatattagggtttatagggtttagatattagggtttagatatttagggtttagggtttagatttatgatttagattgagtttttaacacgaacggtttagagtttagggtttagggtttggtgttttgggtttatggaataaacccaaaacatcaaaccctaaaccctaaactctaaatcgggctaaattttacttcacaaaacatgaaaaaaaaaacgttaatattcttcacgaacaatattatcttgaatgttatttttgtcgatcgttttcccgccaaaataataacattcatcacgaagtgtcttttctaaatgttcttattttcatccaatctataatgttcgtgaacaaagttttctcaaaaaagcgaaatttttttttttttgcttccctccgcttccccccgattggttacttccccattgatcctgcccatatatatatatatatatatatatatatatatatatatatatatatatatatatatatatatatatataaattttaaaaagaCTGACCCTAAACTAAGTTATACTGCCCGTCACCCGAACAGTTGTGTGGCGCGCAATATAACTAAGTGTGACACACAAAATAAGTTTAACTTTAAACTTCAAAACATGTTATACTGCGCGGCCTGCAACATAACTAAATCTGACTCCAAGAATGGAGTTAAGCTTCGAATTTCAAATCATGTTGTATTGCGCGGTGCGCAGCGCACTGTCATTCTACGCGACGCGTAATAATACTGCATTAGACCTATTCCCAATTTCACAAATTCAACTCAAATTGACACTTGAATAAATAATCCGTAGACTATATTTTCATCTACCAAATAAATCTAGCTACCTTTCAAAGTCAAGTACACTTCGTCTTACAACATAAACTTAAAGATAcattcatttggattctttgatttCTAAACATATAAATGACATCAAATTGACAAAACACCTATCATAAATTCTTTCATTAAACAAGTTCAAAAGTTGAAGAAAGCGTTTTTACATTTGAGCTGTGATATCATCACGGGGTCTAGAAAGTGGAACCTCCACTAACCAAAAGATTGTGCTTCAAGCTAATTAACTAAGCCTTATTCTTGCCCTTGTCACTGGATACAATGTTACCTACAATACACATTCAACTAAACGAAATAAGCAAAAACTTAGTGAATATACAAGTGTAAATAACCAAACAACTAGGCACAACACAATCACAAAATCAAGTAGTAACACTTACTACAATTATTGCTAATGGATCTAAAGCCTGATCAATTGTGACAACCGCACAAGACTTATTGCCACCTAAGCATACTAGCTTAAGCTAGTTAACTAAGCACATTTGAAATATAATCCCCATTCAAATTACATGTCATCACTTGCTCAATTGCAAGTCAATGACATGTGACCCATTTACAACATATATTTGCACAAAATTTACCTTGTATTTTAAAATTTCCACAAAATTTGCACAAACAAGAAGTAAGCTCCTTAGCAACCTAATAACACAAAacatacacatacatattactTTCTAAACTCATCCACTAATCATTTTCACATTCAAGTTGTGAACTTTCTCTACAAACCTTAACCCCTTACGCCAATTGACACCTTACAAGTTGTTTTCATACATAAAATTAAAAGATTTCTCATCTAGAAATAAGGTGCATTATTTTCTATAAACCATCTTATCAAAACTTCAATTAACTAACTTGCTCATTTAAAAGTTAAGGTTTTACATTACTAAGTAGTTAGAGATGATAAAATTAATGCTTACACAACTTAAACAAGGCTTCTCCCAGCTTGTTAATGCTTTAGCGATAGACAAAATAATTTATAAATTCTATCGATATACAAAAACTATGTAATCAAAGAGTTAGAACTTAGAAGCAATAATTTTGTATGTTTGTATGGTTGTTCTGAACCTACCAAACCATACCCATTACCGTTCCACCTATTTTGGGTTATAACCAAACGCCAATATAAAACTCGTTGctgtcataaataaataaataaataaatatctcaaTATTCAACCGGGAGAAATGAGTTTCCCGTTGCCCCCTGCAACTAGCAATTTCCGACCACCGCTTAATTCACACTTCCGACCACCGTCAACAACAACATCAACGTCTTTATATTTTTCACACTCTTATTACAATTCAACTAGTACTAATAGATTTCAATTTCAATGCTCAGCCACATCCTTAACATCATCACCTCAACAGCAACTGGTAATAACTCATTTCTTACCACCTTCTGAATCTTCACTTACTTTTGTATTCTatacacttttattattaagattgaagatttcattttttttttaattggcTGATAGAGAAACGAAACAGAAATAGAAAACAAGAAATATGATTTGCTGAAAGCTATTCAAGACACTCAACGTGGCTCCCTCACTACCCCTAATCAACGTTCCCAAATTGAGGAAACTTTGGTACATACCACCatttccttttctttttttttaatccttttgggtttaattttacttgcaataattttagaaTTGGATTATTTAATTTGATTGCTCTGTAGTTTATATTGGTGTGAAATAATTGGGGGGTTTTGTAGGTTGAATTAGAGAGTTATGAAGCGGATAATAAAGGAATTGATTTGGGGAAATTGGATGGGACTTGGAGATTGCAGTATACTTCTGCTTCTGATGTTCTCATTCTTCTTGATTCTTCCTCCGTACTTCCTTTTTttcagggttttttttttttttttttttttttttttaatttttttttttttgaagtttagGCGAAAACAGCCGTTCACTAAGTAACAAGGATTCCGGAGCTAACACGGGTCGTAATGCACCATTTTGTACAATCCACAAATTGTACAAAATGGTGCAGCAGCACTCGTGCTATGTTTAGCGCTAGATGTTTTCTTATATACAATATAGTTTCTACTTTCATAAACTCAAAGGGACTAAACTTTGTTTTAATGTTTGTTTGATCACCTCAATACTCAAAGTTTACACAATGAAATGTGATTGAATACGTTCTGGCAACATGGTATCACATACTAAAATTAAGAACAGGGAAATATAGTGTAGTCTTTTATATTTTACTGTATTTAACATTGTATGTAGATATGGACGTGTGTTAGGAGTTCTTTAAAATTCATATCGTTGATTGAGTTTGGTTTATATCATACCTGTTTCATACTTTCGTCTACCAACAAGCAACTTATGAAGAAAGTTTTGAAGGGACATTAAAAAATTGAATTGATGTTTTTTAGTGTTTGCCATGGGTGTAGTTGACATGTGTCGTTTTGTGATATGATGAATAGGTTGGCCAAATATTTCAAAAGTTTGAATGTATAGGTCAAGATGATGGAGGATATGTCCGCAATGTTGTACGTTGGAGCATTCCCGGTTTATTGGAGGTACACTAACTTTCTTTTTTAGTTTATTTTTGATTCTATATTGTAAATTTATCGTTTGATCATTAGGTATATATCTTTGCTTATTGTTTGAGACGGAACAACCCTATATGtggtcgggttcaagttccgctaCTGCATTCAAAGTTATCTTTATTTCTACATTATCCTTCTTTGTATTTTCTAGAATCTTACTATTATCTAAGAATTTTATTTTAGCGTATTCGGAATGGGATATACACACTTGCTCTTGCTATTACAGAAACGTGGATTGATAACGTTAAACATTAAATTTTTCATTGATAGCTGGGTCAACCaccaaaaaaaaatcttatttttagtgtattttttttttttaaatccagtTGGGTTGGGTGCCCGACCCCGTCCTACGTATAATCCACCCCTGAATGAATGCATGACAAAATGTAACTGAAGCTCGTGTAAATGGTTTTGTTCTTTCAGAAACTTCTAATcgtagtaatatttttattaacatGATTTTTCTAGGAGAACGAAGGTGCCACCCTTCTTGTTTCAGCAAAATTTTCTATTGTGTCACGTCGTAACATATACCTTCAGTTTGAAGAGGTCAGTTAATTTTAGCTTAAAATAGCTTATTTAATACACTTTCTTGAATATTTTGTAAAATCCCTATTTTTATTGTAATGGCAGATAGCTCTTCAAAATATAAAAATCAGTGAAGAGTTGCAAGCCCTAATAGCCCCCGCATTGCTGCCACGCTCATTTTTAAGCCTGCAGGTAAACTTGTCACAAACAAAACTTGTCTGACGTGTAACTTTTAGCTACATTGTTTCATTTATGGTTTTATTTTTTAGATCTTGCAAGCAATTTGCACGTATAAAGCTCAAGTTCCGGTGGAAAACACAAGTCCAGGAAGGTATGTACATTCAACTTTTGTTTCATAACAAGATGTGAATGTGATTATGAAGTCGCTTAAGCACGCTTATCTTATGAATTTTGAAAGCGAACATTTTATTGTATTATATTATAAAATGGCAGGCGCTCGGTAGGAGGACTGTACTACCTTTCATATCTGGACAGGAATATGCTTGTGGGCCGAGCAGTGGGAGGCGGTGGAGTCTTTGTATTTACTCGATCTCAAAACATCTTGTAAAATTGCATCCGGCTCTTAAATCGGGTATTTTTCGATCAGATGTCCAGCATCAAGGGGTTCTTCTAGTCAGGCAATGTATTCTTTAAgttttatttataggtaaatattaaataacaaaagAAGGTTCATTTTCAAACTCAGAATTATGTGCATATGTTTACAATGATATAACACAACTGTAGTTGAGCTCGAATGTATGCACAAATGTTGAGTTAGAGATATATAATTGTTTGTATGCATTTATAATCACGTTTAGAGCATGTGATTTATACATTTATGTATTCGCAAGGCGTACCATCACTCAGAGCCCGATATCCAAAAGGGACCAAAACATATAACCCTACATTGCATACTTAAGTCCATTTAATTTGATATGGCGTTTTCTACAACTGTTATTTTGATTGTTGTTAGTACTTATCACATTTTTAGTATTGttgaacttattattattatgatatatgaaAAACTTTCGTATATAAAAGACCCATTTTTATTTATTGAACATGACCCATAAAAATACGTAGAATACAGATCGTAAAATACGCAATACATAGTTTAACACGGACAATATGATTCCAATTACATATACAAGTCTTCTTGTGCTAACCGCTTTGAAGGAATAACTACCAGAGGTTCTTTCTTCTTCATGACAATACCAAATTTATCAGACAAATCAAGCTTATTACCATCCGGTAAAGTCCAATCAAATGAGTGTAACAACGAAGCTAAAATGTACATCAACATTTTTTCACCCAATCGAACTCCAGGACACATTCTTTTACCCGACCCAAAGGGAAGAAAGTTGCAATTGGTTCCATTATAATCAAACTTTGTCACACCATCAAGATTTAAAAACCTATTGTGATTGAATTTTAAGGGTTCGTCCCAATAATGAGGATCTCTATGAATTGACCATATGTTTAAGTACACATTCGAACCTTTTGGGATGGAGTATCCACCGACCATGCAAGACTGATTTGGTGATCGCGAGATCAACAGAGGAAGTGGAGGATGTAACCGGAATGTTTCCTTGATCACTGCTTCTAAGTGATGTAATTCTGACAGATGCGATTCTTCGACAATATTGTGTAATCCAACAACTTCCTTTAATTCATTTTGTACTATTTTCATAACATCTTGATTTTGCATAAGCTCTGCCATCGTCCATCCTACCATTGTTGATGTTGTATCCGTTCCTCCCGTAAAAATGTCCTATTTTTATTAACACTCTATTAGTTGTGTATATTGTAAAAGTTAACATACTAGACTTGCATTTTgcaacaaacaaattaaatatatagattTTAACTTTTAACGTCAATAAACAAATACCATGAGAAGAGCTTTAACTTGGGTATCTTTAAATGATGTTGTATTATCTTGATCTTTAAGCTCTAGTAAAATCTGcaagaaatctttttttccctCTTGCTCTTTCGCTTTAGACgcattattattaagtttaattctGTCTTGGAACATTGTCTCGAAGATATTGTCCATCGTCTTTAATTGTTGCTTCATTTGTCGCTTTACGCCTTGTAAATCAAGTCTCGACAGCCCCGGAAAGAAGTCCGACAGGTTTGCTGTTCCTAGAAGCTCAACTATCTTGGAAATAACCTCctattgaatattattattattattattattattattattattattattattattattattattattattattattattaaaaaaggttaataacaataataataatttgttcGTAAATGAACTCTTCGTCTAGGTTTCTTAGTTGTTTGGCCGAGCTCAGATGTTCGTTTGCTCGCTTGTTTTGAGTTTCATTCTCTGATTGAACTGTCCCGATTTGTTATATGTAAGGTTTTTCGCTTAACCCTTAcgggatttttttttaaaatactaatttttTTGAACCTTCTTGCGAAAAtggaaaaatcgttttttttttttttttttttttttttcaaaaatggtaaaaccgaagtttggaacttcggttttgccaaatccgatgtttcaaacttcggtttttttttttttttttttttttttttttttttttttttttttttgtaaaaccctATGCCCATATAATTAATGAGGATGATAATAATAGGATAACATTGATTTAGGTAgaggaggtgatactcacacactagTTTTTGATTCATACACACTTTTTAGTGTGAGAGTATCATCTCCCTTTAGGTAGAGCCCGAGTTCGAGCTTAAGGTAGAGCTCGTTTTataaacgagctcgagctcgagcttcatATGTCGAGCTCGTAtaagctcgcgagcctaaacgagctttcataatatatatatttttttatatacctatatatattaataaaaaaaatatctttaaatatattttaattatttaattttgaaTTAAATACAAAATCTACGATGAGATACAAAATATTAAGTTTGATTTTCCAATGAGAAAAGCCAATTAAATTTAATGTTTACTCCTCATCCCGATTTAACTACAGACGTTCCCATATCCGGTTCAAGTTACAAAATTCGTTCGAACTTTTCATTATGTAAACCGTCAATATCAACCAATAGAATCATAAATCAATAATACTTATTCTCGAGATAAATTTTGACAGTGGTCATTTGCTTCATCTAGCTTTCTTCTAATTCTTCAtgcatttttaaaatttttaacattttaataGTTAAGATAATAACTACAACACGGTAATACTTTGCATTTTATCTATTCAATATCTATCTACGGTTTTTATATATAGTACAATACCTTGTTTTAATTATTTAGGTATagggtcaaaaaaaaaaaaaaaaacaaaaccgaagtttttgcttttttttttttttttttttgtaaaaaaaaaaaaccgaagttCCGAACTTCGGATTTGGCA
This genomic interval carries:
- the LOC139897125 gene encoding probable plastid-lipid-associated protein 10, chloroplastic — encoded protein: MSFPLPPATSNFRPPLNSHFRPPSTTTSTSLYFSHSYYNSTSTNRFQFQCSATSLTSSPQQQLRNETEIENKKYDLLKAIQDTQRGSLTTPNQRSQIEETLVELESYEADNKGIDLGKLDGTWRLQYTSASDVLILLDSSSVLPFFQVGQIFQKFECIGQDDGGYVRNVVRWSIPGLLEENEGATLLVSAKFSIVSRRNIYLQFEEIALQNIKISEELQALIAPALLPRSFLSLQILQAICTYKAQVPVENTSPGRRSVGGLYYLSYLDRNMLVGRAVGGGGVFVFTRSQNIL
- the LOC139897126 gene encoding cytochrome P450 71AU50-like, which produces MILSNKDDLTLASLTFLAIIFAISWYKSTKDRSRFPPGPIGLPVLGYIPFLGPNLHHEFTKLAQRYGSIFKLNLGSKTVIVVSSSDLAKVVLREQDDIFANRDPPVAGLVITYGGQNILWSDNNLYWRNLRKLLVHEVLNNKNLQDFSSLRRSEVRKTLKYVYENIGKEVDISRVGFLTSMNVVINMMWGKSLVEDEKINKSDVEFQEVISKIVELLGTANLSDFFPGLSRLDLQGVKRQMKQQLKTMDNIFETMFQDRIKLNNNASKAKEQEGKKDFLQILLELKDQDNTTSFKDTQVKALLMDIFTGGTDTTSTMVGWTMAELMQNQDVMKIVQNELKEVVGLHNIVEESHLSELHHLEAVIKETFRLHPPLPLLISRSPNQSCMVGGYSIPKGSNVYLNIWSIHRDPHYWDEPLKFNHNRFLNLDGVTKFDYNGTNCNFLPFGSGKRMCPGVRLGEKMLMYILASLLHSFDWTLPDGNKLDLSDKFGIVMKKKEPLVVIPSKRLAQEDLYM